One Alkalicoccus halolimnae DNA segment encodes these proteins:
- the queD gene encoding 6-carboxytetrahydropterin synthase QueD — protein MFGFRIVEELQKLGEDIQKKELKYHSRRVMISKEFSFDAAHHLHEYEGKCKNLHGHTYRVVFGISGYVDDIGIMIDFGDIKEIWKENIETYLDHRYLNEMLPPMNTTAENMVVWIYEQMEQALQERNKAGNQELRTEFVRLFETPTSYAEITREWMRNE, from the coding sequence ATGTTTGGATTCCGTATCGTTGAAGAACTTCAGAAACTCGGGGAGGATATTCAGAAAAAAGAGCTTAAATATCACAGCAGACGTGTCATGATTTCGAAAGAATTTTCCTTTGATGCGGCTCACCATCTTCATGAATACGAAGGGAAATGCAAAAACCTCCACGGACATACTTACCGCGTTGTATTCGGTATCAGCGGGTATGTGGATGACATTGGAATTATGATTGATTTTGGAGATATTAAAGAAATATGGAAAGAAAATATTGAAACGTATCTAGATCACCGGTATTTAAACGAAATGCTCCCTCCAATGAATACAACTGCAGAAAACATGGTCGTCTGGATTTACGAACAGATGGAACAGGCATTGCAGGAAAGAAATAAAGCAGGGAATCAGGAGCTGCGGACGGAATTTGTGAGACTGTTTGAAACTCCGACAAGCTACGCTGAAATTACCAGGGAGTGGATGCGCAATGAGTAA
- a CDS encoding rhodanese-like domain-containing protein, protein MREWTAKEVESRLNENLQMIDVREYEETQSGIIPGAKHIPLGEIPDRLNEIDNTQVLLICRSGARSERAAHFLQKQGYDVVNMTGGMTSWKGKTLKPQQ, encoded by the coding sequence ATGAGAGAATGGACAGCCAAGGAAGTAGAAAGCAGACTTAATGAAAATCTACAGATGATTGATGTGCGGGAATATGAAGAAACACAATCCGGAATAATTCCAGGAGCTAAACATATCCCCCTTGGAGAAATTCCAGACCGGTTAAATGAAATTGATAATACGCAGGTATTATTGATCTGCCGCTCGGGTGCCCGGAGTGAGAGAGCAGCACATTTTTTACAAAAACAGGGTTATGATGTCGTTAATATGACAGGCGGAATGACGTCCTGGAAAGGGAAGACGCTGAAACCTCAGCAATAA
- the queC gene encoding 7-cyano-7-deazaguanine synthase QueC yields MLKEEKAVVVFSGGQDSTTCLLWALDRFAEVETVTFNYNQRHSREIDVAEKIAADFGVKHTVLDMSLLNQLAPNALTRSDIEIEQKEGEPPSTFVEGRNLLFLSFAAIQGKQHGARHIITGVCETDFSGYPDCRDAFVKSLNVTLNLAMDYEFVLHTPLMWLDKAETWKLADELHGLDYVRNNTLTCYNGILADGCGECPACILRHNGLQTYLQRKET; encoded by the coding sequence ATGTTAAAAGAAGAAAAAGCCGTGGTTGTTTTCAGCGGGGGCCAGGACAGTACGACATGTCTGTTGTGGGCTCTTGACCGCTTTGCTGAAGTAGAAACAGTTACGTTCAATTACAATCAGCGCCACAGCCGGGAAATTGACGTAGCAGAAAAAATAGCCGCCGACTTTGGCGTAAAACATACCGTACTTGATATGAGTCTGTTAAATCAGCTTGCTCCAAATGCGCTTACCCGCAGTGATATCGAGATTGAACAGAAAGAAGGAGAACCGCCCTCGACGTTTGTGGAAGGAAGAAATCTTCTATTTCTGTCATTTGCAGCTATTCAGGGCAAACAGCACGGGGCCCGGCATATTATTACCGGAGTTTGTGAAACAGATTTCAGTGGATACCCGGACTGCAGAGATGCATTTGTAAAATCTTTAAACGTGACGCTGAATCTTGCTATGGATTATGAGTTTGTTTTACACACGCCGCTTATGTGGCTCGATAAAGCAGAAACATGGAAACTTGCCGATGAGCTCCACGGGCTTGATTACGTAAGAAACAATACGCTTACCTGCTACAACGGTATTCTTGCAGATGGATGCGGGGAATGCCCTGCCTGTATTCTCCGCCACAACGGCCTGCAGACCTATCTACAAAGAAAGGAAACGTGA
- a CDS encoding rhodanese-related sulfurtransferase, with the protein MEKPAYRVLLYYLYTDIEAPEEKAQEHLEYCKSIGLKGRILIASEGINGTVSGTYEQTEQYMNDMKADPMFQDIIFKIDEADKHAFKKMHVRPRQEIVTLRLNDEDVDPRKTTGNYLSPKEWYEKMQDPNTIVLDARNKYEFDLGHFDGAVRPDIDYFRELPEWVDNNRELLEGKEIMTYCTGGIRCEKFSGWLVEKGFDNVNHLEGGIVSYGKDEEVKGKLWNGQCYVFDERISVPINQEEHVIVGRDHFTGEPCERYINCANPDCNKQILTSEENEAFYLGGCTHECRVHPRNRYVETRRMTDEEFETQLKKIDEYESAFQK; encoded by the coding sequence ATGGAAAAACCAGCATATCGCGTATTACTCTATTATTTGTATACAGATATTGAAGCACCGGAAGAAAAAGCGCAGGAGCACCTGGAATACTGTAAAAGCATCGGTCTGAAAGGACGTATCCTTATTGCCTCTGAAGGTATCAACGGAACTGTTTCAGGGACATATGAACAAACCGAACAGTATATGAATGATATGAAAGCTGATCCCATGTTTCAGGATATTATCTTTAAAATTGATGAAGCGGATAAGCATGCATTTAAGAAAATGCACGTAAGACCCCGGCAGGAAATCGTTACGCTTCGCCTGAATGACGAGGACGTGGATCCCCGGAAAACGACAGGCAACTATCTCAGCCCTAAAGAATGGTACGAAAAAATGCAGGACCCAAATACTATCGTACTGGATGCAAGAAATAAATATGAATTCGATCTGGGTCATTTTGATGGGGCTGTTCGTCCGGACATCGACTATTTCCGCGAGCTGCCGGAGTGGGTGGATAACAACCGGGAGCTGTTGGAAGGTAAAGAAATTATGACTTACTGTACAGGCGGAATCCGCTGTGAAAAGTTTTCCGGATGGCTTGTAGAAAAAGGATTCGATAACGTAAATCATCTTGAAGGCGGCATCGTGTCGTACGGAAAAGATGAAGAAGTGAAAGGGAAACTATGGAACGGACAGTGCTATGTCTTTGATGAGCGTATCAGTGTTCCGATTAATCAGGAGGAGCATGTTATTGTCGGGCGTGACCATTTCACAGGAGAGCCTTGCGAACGATATATTAACTGCGCCAATCCGGATTGTAACAAGCAGATTTTAACCTCGGAAGAAAATGAAGCGTTTTATCTTGGCGGATGCACACATGAGTGCCGGGTTCATCCGCGGAATAGGTACGTGGAAACGCGTCGGATGACGGATGAGGAATTCGAAACACAGTTAAAGAAAATCGACGAGTACGAAAGTGCTTTTCAAAAGTAA
- a CDS encoding metallophosphoesterase family protein, with translation MRILVFGDTHMPKKGSSLPEELQKAFSSADLIIHTGDWQTVEVYEKLKADTSVIGVYGNGDEKQLQADLPAQVIMNECGYRIAVVHGHEGKGSTTEKRAENAFKGKADIILFGHSHIPYLRYHGKSLLLNPGSATDRRRSPYFSFAWLRLSEEGIKAEHVFFL, from the coding sequence TTGAGAATACTCGTCTTTGGTGACACTCATATGCCGAAGAAAGGATCCTCTCTTCCGGAAGAACTGCAAAAAGCCTTCAGCAGCGCAGACCTAATTATTCATACCGGAGATTGGCAGACTGTAGAAGTGTATGAAAAACTGAAGGCAGATACATCTGTAATCGGAGTTTATGGGAACGGGGACGAGAAGCAGCTGCAGGCCGATCTTCCTGCACAGGTGATAATGAACGAATGCGGGTATCGAATTGCAGTGGTTCACGGCCATGAAGGAAAGGGAAGTACTACAGAGAAAAGAGCAGAAAACGCTTTTAAAGGTAAAGCGGATATTATTTTGTTCGGACACTCTCATATCCCTTACCTGCGTTACCACGGGAAATCCCTGCTCCTTAATCCTGGTTCAGCGACAGACCGGCGGCGCTCCCCCTATTTTTCATTCGCATGGCTCAGGTTGTCAGAAGAAGGAATAAAAGCAGAACACGTCTTTTTTTTATAA
- the queE gene encoding 7-carboxy-7-deazaguanine synthase QueE — MSKALPVLEVFGPTFQGEGMVIGKKTMFVRTAGCDYSCSWCDSAFTWDGSAKDEIRRLTPEEVWEELTNLAPNNFSHVTISGGNPALLKHMGSLIELLHENNVEAALETQGSRWQEWFLQVDDLTISPKPPSSLMKTNFTILDDIIDRLTKAGRDGFTSLKVVIFDKKDFDYAKQIHQRYPHIPFYLQVGNEDTGDEKKTEDLTSKLLTKYEELVDWTMDDPETVNVRVLPQLHTLVWGNKRGV, encoded by the coding sequence ATGAGTAAAGCACTTCCTGTTTTAGAAGTGTTCGGTCCGACCTTTCAAGGAGAAGGTATGGTTATAGGTAAAAAAACAATGTTTGTCCGTACAGCCGGCTGTGATTATTCCTGCAGCTGGTGTGACTCGGCCTTTACGTGGGACGGAAGTGCGAAAGACGAAATCCGCAGGCTCACCCCGGAAGAGGTCTGGGAGGAACTGACGAACCTGGCACCAAATAATTTTTCCCACGTTACTATTTCCGGCGGAAATCCAGCTCTTCTGAAGCACATGGGGTCCCTGATCGAACTTCTGCATGAAAATAATGTGGAAGCAGCATTGGAAACTCAGGGCAGCCGGTGGCAGGAGTGGTTTCTGCAGGTCGATGATCTGACAATTTCCCCGAAACCGCCAAGCTCATTAATGAAAACGAACTTTACTATTCTTGATGATATTATTGATCGATTAACAAAAGCAGGCAGAGACGGTTTTACGAGTTTGAAGGTTGTCATTTTTGATAAAAAAGATTTTGACTATGCGAAACAGATTCATCAACGCTACCCGCATATCCCGTTTTATCTTCAGGTAGGAAATGAAGACACCGGAGACGAGAAAAAAACAGAAGATCTTACGTCCAAGCTGCTTACTAAATATGAGGAACTGGTGGACTGGACGATGGATGATCCGGAAACCGTCAATGTCCGTGTGCTCCCCCAGCTGCATACGCTCGTCTGGGGAAATAAGCGCGGCGTATAA
- a CDS encoding sulfurtransferase TusA family protein, with the protein MNAAKVLDAKGLACPMPIVKTKKAMNDIESGEILEIHATDKGAKADLAAWSKSGGHELVDQSEEGEVLKFWIKKK; encoded by the coding sequence ATGAACGCAGCTAAAGTATTAGATGCAAAAGGTCTGGCTTGTCCAATGCCGATCGTAAAAACAAAGAAGGCAATGAACGATATTGAATCAGGAGAGATTCTGGAAATTCATGCAACGGATAAAGGTGCAAAAGCGGATCTTGCAGCATGGTCTAAATCCGGCGGGCACGAACTCGTGGATCAGTCGGAAGAGGGCGAAGTGTTAAAGTTTTGGATTAAAAAAAAGTAA
- a CDS encoding MBL fold metallo-hydrolase encodes MAVKAWKASEVAQRVVNKNDLFILDVRNEDAYKDWKIEADSFQYLNIPYFELLDGVEEIMKEIPQNKEVLVVCAKEGSSQMVAEMLSDEGMDAAYLEGGMKAWSEHLEPVKVGDLPNGELYQFVRLGKGCLSYMAVSGNEAAVIDAVRMTDTFLQFAEEKGVEIKHVFDTHLHADHISGGREIAEKTGAVYWLPPKDAEEVVFEYAALEDKQQVKIGETSIDINALYSPGHTIGSTSFVIDNRYLLSGDILFIDSIGRPDLAGKADDWVGDLRETLYSRYKELSQELIVLPAHFMIMEEVNEDGSVQEKLGTLFEKNHGLNIDDEEKFRSLVTENLPPQPNSHQEIRQTNMGRITPELEKKREMEIGPNRCAVKA; translated from the coding sequence ATGGCAGTAAAAGCATGGAAAGCATCAGAAGTAGCACAACGTGTAGTTAATAAGAATGATTTATTTATCCTCGATGTTCGTAATGAGGATGCCTACAAGGACTGGAAAATCGAAGCAGATTCATTTCAATATTTGAACATTCCTTATTTTGAACTTCTTGACGGAGTAGAAGAAATTATGAAAGAAATTCCACAGAATAAAGAAGTTCTTGTTGTTTGTGCCAAAGAGGGATCTTCTCAGATGGTGGCAGAAATGCTTTCAGACGAAGGAATGGACGCAGCATACCTTGAAGGCGGTATGAAAGCATGGAGTGAGCATTTAGAGCCGGTTAAAGTTGGAGACCTTCCAAACGGAGAACTTTATCAGTTTGTAAGACTGGGTAAAGGCTGCTTATCCTACATGGCTGTTTCCGGTAATGAAGCAGCTGTCATCGATGCTGTAAGAATGACTGATACCTTTCTTCAATTTGCTGAAGAAAAAGGCGTTGAAATTAAGCACGTCTTTGATACGCATCTTCACGCCGATCACATTTCGGGTGGACGGGAAATAGCAGAAAAAACAGGTGCTGTTTACTGGCTCCCTCCGAAAGATGCAGAAGAAGTAGTATTTGAATATGCTGCTCTGGAAGATAAGCAGCAGGTGAAAATAGGGGAAACTTCAATTGATATTAATGCCCTTTATTCTCCCGGGCACACGATCGGTTCTACATCTTTTGTAATTGATAACCGGTACCTTCTAAGCGGAGATATCCTATTCATTGACTCCATCGGCAGACCGGACCTCGCCGGAAAAGCGGATGACTGGGTAGGGGACCTTCGTGAAACGCTTTACAGTCGTTACAAAGAACTTTCCCAAGAGCTGATTGTCCTCCCTGCCCACTTTATGATTATGGAAGAAGTTAATGAAGATGGCAGTGTTCAGGAAAAGCTGGGGACGCTATTCGAGAAAAATCACGGCCTTAATATAGATGATGAAGAAAAGTTCCGTTCTCTTGTAACCGAGAATCTTCCGCCTCAGCCGAATTCTCATCAGGAAATTCGTCAAACTAACATGGGAAGAATTACTCCTGAGCTTGAGAAGAAGCGTGAAATGGAAATCGGACCGAACCGATGTGCAGTTAAAGCATAA
- a CDS encoding DsrE/DsrF/DrsH-like family protein, which yields MEQTKSTNIILFSGDYDKAMAAFIIANGAAAYDHDVTIFATFWGLNAFRKDEKMTLPKGKMEKMFGRMMPRGAEKMGLSNMNFGGMGPKMIKKVMKKHQAMPLADLMEMAKEQDIKLVACTMTMDLLGLQKEELIDGIEYGGVAAYLAEAEDGNVNLFI from the coding sequence ATGGAACAGACAAAATCAACCAATATTATTTTATTCAGTGGTGACTACGATAAAGCAATGGCAGCATTTATCATTGCTAACGGAGCAGCCGCTTATGACCACGACGTGACTATTTTTGCAACATTCTGGGGGCTTAACGCTTTTAGAAAAGACGAGAAAATGACGCTTCCAAAAGGAAAAATGGAAAAAATGTTCGGCAGAATGATGCCGCGCGGAGCTGAGAAAATGGGGCTCTCCAATATGAACTTTGGCGGTATGGGACCAAAAATGATTAAAAAAGTTATGAAAAAGCACCAGGCAATGCCACTGGCTGATCTAATGGAGATGGCCAAGGAACAGGATATTAAACTTGTAGCCTGTACGATGACGATGGATCTTCTCGGACTTCAGAAAGAAGAACTTATAGATGGCATTGAATACGGAGGAGTAGCCGCTTATCTGGCAGAAGCAGAAGACGGAAATGTGAATTTGTTTATTTAG
- a CDS encoding metal-sensitive transcriptional regulator — protein sequence MEYTPQMKNRVKRVEGQVKAVLRMMEEGKDCRELVGQMSAARNAMDRAIGVVVSSNLEQCVRDQIENGEDSEEMIQEAVNMLVKSR from the coding sequence ATGGAATATACACCGCAAATGAAAAACCGTGTTAAGCGTGTGGAAGGTCAGGTGAAGGCTGTTCTGCGGATGATGGAGGAAGGCAAAGACTGCAGGGAACTCGTCGGACAGATGTCTGCAGCCCGAAATGCTATGGATCGTGCTATTGGTGTAGTGGTTAGTTCTAATCTGGAGCAGTGTGTGCGTGATCAGATAGAAAACGGGGAAGATTCAGAAGAAATGATCCAGGAAGCCGTAAATATGCTCGTTAAGAGCCGTTAG
- a CDS encoding sulfurtransferase TusA family protein translates to MDIKVNEHLDAKGLACPMPIVKTKKAIASLEPGQVIEIQATDKGSTADLEAWSKKAGHQYIGTSENGEVLFHYVRKSSAEEQEEKTYPHVIDNKELQEKLTGDVQVIDVRESAEYAFSHIPGAVSIPLGELEERSGELDKDKETFVVCRTGNRSDMAAQKLTDAEFKNVKNVVPGMSGWEGPTESKQ, encoded by the coding sequence ATGGATATTAAAGTAAACGAACATTTGGATGCAAAGGGGCTTGCATGCCCGATGCCAATTGTAAAAACAAAAAAAGCGATTGCCAGCCTGGAACCAGGTCAAGTTATTGAAATTCAGGCTACTGATAAAGGTTCAACAGCAGATTTGGAGGCCTGGTCCAAAAAAGCAGGTCATCAATATATCGGTACCAGTGAAAACGGAGAGGTGCTATTTCATTACGTTAGGAAATCCTCTGCAGAAGAGCAGGAGGAAAAAACGTATCCGCACGTCATTGATAACAAAGAGCTTCAGGAGAAATTAACCGGGGATGTGCAGGTCATTGATGTACGCGAATCAGCAGAATATGCTTTCTCCCATATACCGGGGGCTGTCTCAATACCGCTCGGGGAATTAGAAGAGCGATCAGGCGAGCTTGATAAAGATAAAGAAACGTTTGTGGTCTGCCGGACCGGCAATCGCAGTGATATGGCAGCACAGAAACTTACTGATGCAGAATTTAAAAATGTAAAAAACGTGGTGCCGGGAATGAGTGGCTGGGAAGGTCCAACTGAATCTAAACAATAG
- a CDS encoding DUF302 domain-containing protein: MFHSTVNSPYSVEDTVNKLSEAFQDKQFGVLWDFDAKAKLDEKEVGLDNKFRILEVCNPKIAKQVLTETMIAGYFLPCKVVVYEEDAQTKIGMPRPTVLMEHVDNEKVQKVAQDVENTMEAAMNEAVK, encoded by the coding sequence ATGTTTCATTCTACAGTAAATTCGCCATATTCCGTTGAAGACACGGTAAATAAATTAAGTGAGGCTTTTCAGGATAAACAGTTTGGAGTCCTCTGGGATTTCGATGCTAAAGCTAAATTAGATGAAAAAGAGGTCGGTCTCGATAATAAGTTTCGGATCCTCGAAGTCTGCAATCCTAAAATTGCAAAACAGGTCCTTACGGAAACAATGATCGCAGGTTATTTCCTTCCTTGCAAAGTGGTCGTTTATGAAGAAGATGCTCAGACAAAAATCGGCATGCCGCGGCCAACGGTCCTCATGGAGCATGTGGACAATGAAAAAGTGCAGAAAGTCGCTCAGGATGTAGAAAATACGATGGAAGCGGCGATGAACGAAGCCGTAAAATAA